In one Microbulbifer pacificus genomic region, the following are encoded:
- the tilS gene encoding tRNA lysidine(34) synthetase TilS — protein MSNLSSTLAQQVTGCLRRHPAGGRLWLGYSGGLDSTVLLHLLASAGIPFTALHIHHGLSTNADQWLSHCGAVAEALGVPFVAQHVVVERGDGGLEHGARKARYSAFEQYLAPGDQILLAQHREDQVETFLLRLLRGAGVLGLAAMAECRVLGDRGENRTVLRPLLKAGRDELENYAREHGLIWVNDDSNGDVALERNYLRLRVIPGLAARWPIGDRVAQAADNLRETADLLGELAEEDLRRCGERCEAFGHSIDLPTFLAFSAGRRKNLLRNWLARMGAPMPEAAHLHQALRQAQAATDAVPEVALGNLVLRRYRDRLFLTPQLQPLDADEEGEWPWDGASELHLPDGWTLSPGRDWPKGDYTVRLRSGGERAKPRQRHHSQTLKKLLQEFGLVPWLRGRVPLVFREGRLVAVGDLFVTAEGPSEPPQWRFSD, from the coding sequence GTGTCAAATCTCTCCTCCACGCTTGCCCAACAGGTCACGGGATGCCTGCGCCGTCATCCCGCAGGCGGTCGGCTGTGGCTGGGCTACTCCGGCGGCCTGGATTCCACTGTGCTGCTGCATCTGCTGGCGAGCGCGGGGATTCCGTTTACTGCACTGCACATACATCACGGCCTGAGTACAAATGCGGATCAGTGGTTGTCGCACTGCGGAGCCGTGGCGGAAGCGCTGGGGGTGCCATTTGTGGCGCAGCATGTGGTCGTGGAACGGGGTGACGGTGGACTGGAGCACGGGGCCCGAAAGGCGAGGTACTCCGCCTTTGAGCAATATTTGGCGCCGGGTGACCAGATTCTGCTGGCCCAACACCGCGAGGATCAGGTGGAGACTTTTCTGCTGCGGCTGTTGCGAGGGGCTGGAGTACTGGGGCTCGCCGCCATGGCGGAGTGCCGAGTCCTGGGGGACCGTGGGGAGAATCGGACAGTGTTGCGCCCGCTGTTAAAAGCCGGCCGCGACGAACTGGAGAATTATGCCCGTGAACATGGGCTGATCTGGGTAAACGATGACAGCAATGGCGACGTGGCTCTGGAGCGCAATTATCTCCGCCTTCGGGTAATTCCCGGTCTTGCCGCACGCTGGCCGATTGGCGATCGTGTGGCGCAGGCGGCGGACAACCTGCGCGAAACCGCCGATCTGCTGGGTGAATTGGCCGAGGAGGATCTCCGGCGCTGTGGAGAGCGCTGCGAGGCGTTCGGTCACAGCATCGACCTCCCGACGTTCCTCGCGTTTTCCGCGGGCCGGCGCAAGAACCTGCTGCGGAACTGGCTGGCCCGAATGGGGGCGCCGATGCCGGAAGCCGCTCACCTGCATCAGGCATTGCGGCAGGCGCAGGCCGCGACCGATGCCGTGCCGGAAGTCGCACTGGGCAACCTGGTGTTGCGCCGCTATCGCGATCGCCTGTTTCTCACACCACAATTGCAACCGCTTGACGCTGATGAGGAGGGCGAGTGGCCGTGGGACGGGGCAAGCGAGCTGCATCTGCCGGATGGCTGGACACTGAGCCCGGGGCGAGACTGGCCAAAGGGGGACTATACAGTCCGCCTTCGCTCGGGTGGCGAAAGAGCGAAACCGCGGCAGCGACATCACTCCCAGACGCTGAAAAAGCTACTGCAGGAGTTTGGACTCGTGCCGTGGCTTCGCGGTCGTGTGCCACTTGTTTTCCGGGAGGGGCGACTGGTCGCCGTCGGCGATCTTTTCGTCACCGCGGAGGGCCCCTCGGAGCCGCCCCAATGGCGGTTTTCCGATTGA
- the truD gene encoding tRNA pseudouridine(13) synthase TruD — protein sequence MSEQNRDWNLDWPRALGGARIRADFRTEPEDFVVDELALPPRGEGEHVYLQIRKRGANTGFVAQQLAQLAGVKSNDVGFFGLKDRHAVTTQWFSVWLAQKPEPDWKRLGSGEVQVLQHFRGQRKFRRGEHLGNRFQIRLRNVQGDRTGAEAVLQRIGDGVPNYFGEQRFGHNGGNLDLVETMMDEQVAGKRRRTPRQQKAFAMSAARSWLFNQVLARRVEQGNWQTVMEGEPESGASGPLWGRGRNLSVGAQLELEDMAMEPWKNWCDWLEHCGLGQERRPLLLQPQGFQYQWQGDDLTLAFALPPGTFATALLREVSELANQTDRAIK from the coding sequence ATGAGCGAACAGAACCGAGACTGGAACCTCGACTGGCCTCGCGCCCTGGGCGGTGCGCGCATCCGCGCGGATTTCCGCACCGAACCGGAAGATTTTGTCGTGGACGAACTTGCCTTGCCCCCTCGAGGAGAGGGTGAGCATGTCTATTTACAGATCCGCAAACGCGGTGCCAATACCGGTTTCGTTGCCCAGCAGCTGGCGCAGCTTGCCGGGGTGAAGAGCAACGACGTGGGCTTTTTTGGTCTGAAAGATCGCCACGCCGTCACCACACAGTGGTTCAGTGTGTGGCTGGCACAGAAGCCGGAGCCGGACTGGAAACGTCTGGGAAGCGGAGAAGTACAAGTGTTGCAGCACTTCCGCGGTCAACGCAAATTCCGGCGCGGCGAACATCTGGGCAACCGTTTTCAGATTCGCCTGCGCAACGTGCAGGGGGATCGCACCGGGGCCGAAGCGGTACTGCAACGGATCGGCGATGGCGTGCCCAACTATTTCGGTGAACAGCGGTTTGGACACAATGGCGGTAACCTGGACCTGGTAGAAACCATGATGGATGAGCAGGTCGCTGGAAAGCGTCGGCGGACGCCACGCCAGCAGAAGGCGTTTGCCATGTCCGCCGCGCGCAGCTGGCTGTTCAATCAGGTACTGGCGCGGAGAGTCGAACAGGGCAATTGGCAAACGGTCATGGAGGGAGAGCCAGAATCCGGCGCCAGTGGGCCCTTGTGGGGGCGCGGCCGCAACCTGTCCGTGGGCGCGCAGCTGGAGTTGGAAGACATGGCGATGGAGCCCTGGAAAAACTGGTGTGACTGGCTTGAACATTGTGGTCTCGGCCAGGAGCGTCGCCCGCTGCTGCTGCAACCTCAGGGTTTTCAGTACCAGTGGCAGGGGGACGACCTGACTCTGGCCTTCGCCCTGCCTCCGGGGACCTTCGCCACTGCATTACTGCGCGAAGTCTCCGAACTGGCCAATCAGACCGATCGCGCAATAAAATAA
- a CDS encoding protein-L-isoaspartate(D-aspartate) O-methyltransferase, with the protein MDRLRHEGLGMTSQRTRNRLIQRLRDEGISSEEVLDVMASTPRHLFLDEALALRAYEDTALPIGYGQTISQPYIVARMTELLISRARSRTRVLEVGAGSGYQTAILARLVDKLYSVERIEPLLSKARQRMRELGIFNVEMRLSNGGFGWPEQGPFDAILCAAAPATVPDELREQLAPGGVLIIPVGSDSQYLTIVTRSEDGGRFDVEKAEPVRFVPLLSGVVR; encoded by the coding sequence ATGGATCGTTTGAGACACGAAGGCCTGGGTATGACATCCCAGCGCACCCGCAATCGCCTGATTCAGCGCCTGCGGGATGAAGGTATCAGCAGCGAAGAGGTGTTGGATGTTATGGCTTCCACACCCCGGCATCTGTTTCTGGATGAAGCCCTGGCACTCCGCGCCTACGAGGATACCGCCCTGCCCATTGGTTACGGTCAGACCATCTCCCAACCTTATATCGTTGCGCGTATGACCGAGCTGCTCATCAGCCGCGCCCGCTCTCGTACCCGCGTGTTGGAGGTGGGAGCAGGGTCCGGGTACCAGACTGCCATCCTTGCTCGCCTGGTCGACAAACTGTATTCCGTTGAGCGCATTGAACCACTGCTGTCCAAGGCCCGCCAGCGGATGCGGGAGCTTGGGATCTTCAACGTGGAAATGCGCCTTAGCAACGGCGGCTTTGGCTGGCCGGAGCAGGGGCCCTTCGATGCCATTCTCTGTGCTGCAGCGCCCGCCACTGTTCCGGACGAACTGCGGGAGCAACTGGCACCCGGTGGGGTACTGATCATTCCGGTGGGCAGTGACAGCCAATATCTGACCATTGTTACCCGCAGCGAAGACGGCGGCCGATTTGATGTGGAGAAAGCGGAGCCCGTGCGCTTTGTTCCTCTTTTGAGTGGAGTTGTACGCTGA
- a CDS encoding CTP synthase: MTRYIFVTGGVVSSLGKGIASASLAAILEARGLKVTILKLDPYINVDPGTMSPFQHGEVYVTEDGAETDLDLGHYERFIRTRMSKRNNFTTGRVYETVLRKERRGDYLGGTVQVIPHITDEIKRRVLEGGRDMDVAIVEIGGTVGDIESQPFLESVRQLRVELGLNRALLIHLSYVPYIATAGETKTKPTQHSVKELRSIGLQPDILLCRSERAIDEDSRRKIALFTNVEERAVVPLPDAKTIYSVPRMLHEYGLDEIVVEKLQLECPAPDLSEWDAVVDGKLNPQHEIKIAMVGKYMELLDAYKSLIESLVHAGIKNRTRVNIDFINAEDVEAENGLDLIKGADAILVPGGFGERGLEGKLESVRYARENNIPFLGICLGLQSVVIEYARNVLGLEGANSTEFNIKTPHPVIGLITEWIDSEGNIETRDEKSDLGGTMRLGGQECRLEKDSKAREIYGKDVIVERHRHRYEVNNNYVDRLQQAGLKIGGWSADDTLVEMVELPEHEWFVACQFHPEFTSTPRDGHPLFESFVAAALKHSQAK; this comes from the coding sequence ATGACGCGCTACATTTTTGTCACTGGCGGCGTGGTTTCCTCATTGGGGAAAGGTATCGCCTCCGCCTCTCTGGCCGCTATTCTCGAAGCCCGCGGCCTCAAGGTCACGATTCTCAAGCTCGACCCCTACATCAACGTAGACCCGGGCACCATGAGCCCCTTCCAGCACGGCGAGGTCTATGTGACCGAAGATGGCGCCGAGACCGATCTGGACCTGGGGCACTATGAGCGTTTCATCCGCACGCGCATGTCCAAGCGCAACAATTTCACCACCGGCCGGGTGTATGAAACCGTACTGCGCAAAGAGCGCCGCGGCGACTACCTGGGCGGCACCGTGCAGGTGATCCCGCACATCACCGACGAGATCAAGCGCCGAGTACTCGAAGGCGGCCGCGATATGGACGTGGCCATTGTCGAGATCGGCGGTACCGTGGGCGATATCGAGTCCCAGCCCTTCCTGGAATCCGTGCGCCAGCTGCGCGTGGAGCTGGGCCTGAATCGCGCCCTGCTGATCCACCTGAGCTATGTGCCGTATATCGCCACCGCCGGTGAGACCAAAACCAAGCCCACCCAGCATTCCGTGAAAGAACTGCGTTCCATCGGTCTGCAGCCGGACATCCTGCTGTGCCGTTCCGAGCGCGCCATCGACGAAGACTCCCGTCGCAAGATCGCACTGTTCACCAACGTGGAAGAGCGTGCGGTGGTTCCGTTGCCGGATGCCAAGACCATTTACAGTGTGCCGCGCATGCTGCACGAATATGGTCTCGATGAAATCGTGGTGGAAAAACTGCAGCTCGAGTGTCCGGCGCCGGACCTGTCCGAGTGGGATGCCGTGGTGGATGGCAAACTTAACCCGCAGCATGAAATCAAGATCGCCATGGTCGGCAAGTACATGGAGCTGCTGGATGCCTACAAATCCCTGATTGAATCCCTGGTACACGCCGGTATCAAGAACCGCACCCGGGTAAATATCGACTTCATCAACGCCGAAGACGTGGAAGCGGAAAACGGTCTCGATCTGATCAAGGGCGCCGATGCGATTCTGGTTCCCGGCGGCTTCGGTGAACGCGGTCTCGAAGGCAAGCTGGAGTCCGTGCGCTATGCCCGTGAGAACAACATCCCGTTCCTCGGCATCTGTCTCGGTCTGCAGTCTGTGGTCATCGAATACGCGCGCAACGTGCTCGGCCTCGAAGGCGCCAACAGCACCGAGTTCAACATCAAGACGCCGCACCCGGTGATCGGCCTGATTACCGAGTGGATCGACAGCGAAGGCAACATCGAGACCCGCGATGAAAAATCCGATCTCGGTGGCACCATGCGTCTCGGTGGCCAGGAGTGTCGTCTGGAAAAAGACTCCAAAGCGCGTGAAATTTACGGCAAAGACGTCATTGTCGAGCGCCACCGTCACCGCTACGAAGTGAACAACAATTACGTCGATCGTCTTCAGCAGGCCGGTCTCAAAATTGGCGGCTGGTCCGCGGACGACACCCTGGTGGAAATGGTGGAATTGCCGGAACACGAGTGGTTCGTCGCCTGCCAGTTCCACCCGGAGTTTACCTCCACACCTCGCGATGGCCACCCGCTGTTCGAGAGCTTTGTGGCCGCTGCGCTAAAACACAGCCAGGCGAAGTAA
- a CDS encoding septum formation initiator family protein, with amino-acid sequence MKWLLAILTVMLLITQYRLWVGEGSFADVARLERQLDDQQRKNAALERENRQLLREVRSLKESTDGVEAKARYDLGLVKEGETLFIFLDQDKKTPEQSQREKK; translated from the coding sequence ATGAAATGGCTGCTGGCAATTCTCACCGTAATGCTGCTGATTACCCAATACCGGCTTTGGGTAGGCGAGGGCAGTTTTGCGGATGTGGCGAGGCTCGAGCGGCAGCTCGACGATCAGCAGAGGAAAAACGCCGCACTCGAGCGCGAAAACCGCCAGCTCTTGCGGGAAGTCCGCAGTCTGAAAGAAAGCACCGACGGTGTAGAAGCCAAGGCCCGCTACGACCTCGGCCTCGTCAAAGAAGGCGAAACCCTGTTTATTTTTCTCGACCAGGATAAAAAAACTCCTGAGCAGTCACAGCGGGAAAAAAAATGA
- the bglX gene encoding beta-glucosidase BglX: MKTIPLIGRCLAVAGLLLAAGASAIPPIAGNDTIDTRIQTLLAEMTQQEKIGQLALRDWGVYQAEDMTAIKQAVREGRISGFLNVSFSSVDDNAFAELQRIAVEQSPHGIPLLFGQDVIHGYETIFPIPLGQAASWDPEIIRNGARIAAQEASADGIRWTFAPMIDISRDPRWGRIAETLGEDPYLTSTLGAAMVRGFQSDDLANPTSLAACGKHFAGYGAAEGGRDYNSAYIPERLLRDIYLPPFKAGIDAGMQSIMSTYSTLNDVPGTGNPFLFRQILRDEWGFDGFVVSDWNAVMEMIPHGFARDAKHAATLAANAGIDMEMYTDTYDQYLPQLLDEGKFSEAQLDTAVANILRVKLRLGLWEHPYPRAKSPQERAQIIRNPEFLEAAREAATQTFVLLKNDNQVLPLKKNQTVAVIGPLAEAAHDQLGTWIYNGDSKYSHTLLPALREMVGDKGEILYAAGLEYSRDTSTKGFRAALQVAKRADVILYVGGEEAILTGEGHSRGDIRLPGAQAQLVAELSKTGKPLAMVLMAGRPLQLDNTLQQSDAVMMAWHPGTMAGPALADVLYGETSPSGRLPLSWPVGAGQIPIYYNHLATGRPATDDNYTRIDNIGREVFQHQPGNSSNHLDYGHRPQFPFGYGLTYSTFEYRDLAISGSELDADGQLSISATITNTGKVTATETAQLYVRDLVGSVSRPVRELKGFERVTLVPGESRTVTFSLSAAQLAFHNAKMQQVVEPGEFQVWIAPDALSGLKGGFTLR, translated from the coding sequence ATGAAGACAATACCCCTGATCGGCCGCTGCCTGGCGGTTGCCGGCCTGCTGCTCGCCGCCGGCGCCTCGGCCATACCGCCGATCGCTGGCAATGACACCATCGACACCCGCATTCAGACACTGCTCGCGGAAATGACCCAACAGGAAAAGATCGGCCAGCTGGCTCTACGTGACTGGGGTGTTTATCAGGCTGAAGATATGACGGCCATCAAGCAGGCCGTCCGCGAAGGGCGCATCAGTGGCTTCCTGAATGTCAGTTTCAGCAGTGTCGACGACAACGCGTTCGCAGAGCTTCAACGTATCGCGGTAGAACAGAGCCCACACGGAATTCCCCTGTTATTCGGTCAGGATGTCATCCACGGGTACGAAACGATCTTCCCCATCCCTCTTGGCCAGGCGGCCAGTTGGGATCCAGAAATAATCAGAAACGGCGCCCGTATCGCCGCGCAGGAAGCCAGCGCCGACGGTATCCGCTGGACCTTTGCACCGATGATCGACATCAGCCGCGATCCGCGCTGGGGACGCATCGCCGAGACACTGGGCGAAGATCCCTATCTCACCTCCACGCTCGGTGCGGCCATGGTGCGGGGATTTCAGTCCGACGACCTCGCCAATCCCACCAGCCTCGCTGCCTGCGGCAAGCACTTTGCCGGCTACGGCGCCGCCGAGGGCGGGCGCGATTACAACAGCGCCTATATTCCGGAGCGCTTGCTGCGCGACATTTACCTGCCACCGTTCAAGGCGGGAATCGATGCCGGCATGCAGAGCATCATGAGTACTTACAGCACCCTGAACGATGTACCCGGCACCGGCAATCCCTTCCTGTTCAGGCAGATCCTGCGGGACGAATGGGGTTTCGATGGCTTTGTGGTAAGCGACTGGAACGCGGTAATGGAAATGATCCCCCACGGTTTCGCCCGCGATGCCAAACACGCAGCCACCCTTGCCGCCAACGCCGGCATCGATATGGAGATGTACACCGATACCTACGACCAGTACCTGCCACAGCTGCTGGATGAGGGGAAATTCTCCGAGGCGCAACTGGATACTGCCGTTGCCAACATCCTGCGGGTAAAACTGCGCCTGGGTTTGTGGGAACATCCCTACCCCCGCGCAAAATCCCCGCAGGAGCGCGCGCAGATTATCCGCAATCCCGAATTCCTCGAGGCCGCGAGAGAGGCCGCAACGCAAACCTTCGTACTGCTTAAAAATGACAACCAAGTACTGCCACTGAAAAAAAACCAGACGGTCGCCGTCATCGGCCCGCTGGCGGAGGCGGCCCACGACCAGCTGGGAACCTGGATCTACAACGGCGACAGCAAATACTCCCACACCCTGCTGCCCGCACTGCGGGAAATGGTCGGAGACAAAGGTGAAATTCTGTACGCGGCGGGTCTTGAGTACAGCCGCGACACCAGCACAAAGGGGTTCAGGGCCGCATTGCAGGTAGCGAAGAGGGCCGACGTCATTCTGTACGTCGGCGGTGAGGAAGCGATCCTCACCGGCGAAGGGCACAGCCGCGGTGATATCCGCCTGCCCGGCGCGCAGGCCCAGCTGGTCGCCGAGCTGTCGAAAACCGGCAAGCCTCTGGCCATGGTTCTGATGGCAGGGCGCCCGTTGCAGCTGGATAACACTCTGCAACAGTCTGACGCCGTGATGATGGCATGGCACCCGGGCACCATGGCGGGCCCGGCGCTGGCGGATGTCCTCTACGGCGAGACCTCCCCTTCCGGCCGCCTGCCGCTGTCATGGCCGGTGGGCGCGGGGCAAATTCCGATCTACTACAACCATCTGGCAACAGGGCGCCCGGCTACGGACGACAACTACACCCGCATCGACAACATCGGCCGCGAGGTGTTCCAGCACCAGCCGGGCAATTCTTCCAACCACCTGGACTACGGCCACCGGCCCCAATTCCCGTTTGGCTACGGGTTGACCTACAGCACATTTGAGTACCGCGACCTGGCCATCAGCGGCAGCGAACTGGACGCAGATGGCCAGCTCAGTATTTCCGCCACCATCACCAATACCGGCAAGGTCACCGCCACGGAGACGGCGCAGTTGTATGTGCGCGATCTGGTAGGCAGCGTGTCGCGACCAGTACGGGAACTGAAAGGCTTCGAGCGTGTCACCCTGGTACCCGGTGAGTCCCGCACGGTGACCTTCTCCCTGTCCGCCGCGCAGCTCGCGTTCCATAACGCGAAAATGCAGCAGGTTGTGGAGCCCGGGGAATTCCAGGTGTGGATAGCGCCGGATGCCTTGTCGGGACTGAAAGGCGGGTTTACCCTGCGCTGA
- the kdsA gene encoding 3-deoxy-8-phosphooctulonate synthase produces MKTISVGNLQVANDKPFTLFGGMNVLESRDMAMRVAEHYVRVTDKLGIPYVFKASFDKANRSSIHSYRGPGMEDGLKIFEEIKKTFGVPLITDVHEPHQAAPVAEVVDVIQLPAFLARQTDLVAAMAATGAVINVKKPQFMSPPQMKNVVEKFAEGGNENIILCERGACFGYDNLVVDMLGFRTMIDATGGAPLIFDVTHSLQMRDPGGAASGGRRAQVTELARAGLAIGIAGLFLESHPNPDRALCDGPSALPLEKLEPFLAQMKAVDDLVKGFEALDTK; encoded by the coding sequence ATGAAAACCATTTCGGTCGGTAACCTGCAGGTTGCCAACGACAAACCGTTTACCCTGTTTGGTGGCATGAATGTGCTGGAATCCCGGGATATGGCCATGCGGGTAGCGGAGCACTATGTCAGGGTTACCGACAAACTTGGCATTCCCTACGTCTTCAAAGCGTCCTTTGATAAGGCCAACCGCTCTTCCATTCACAGCTATCGCGGTCCCGGCATGGAAGATGGTCTGAAGATTTTTGAGGAAATTAAAAAAACCTTCGGAGTGCCGCTGATTACTGATGTGCACGAACCGCATCAGGCCGCGCCGGTAGCCGAAGTGGTGGATGTCATCCAACTGCCCGCGTTCCTCGCCCGCCAGACCGATCTGGTTGCTGCCATGGCTGCCACCGGTGCGGTCATCAACGTGAAAAAGCCTCAGTTCATGAGTCCGCCGCAGATGAAAAATGTGGTGGAGAAATTTGCCGAGGGTGGCAACGAAAATATCATCCTGTGTGAACGCGGTGCCTGTTTTGGTTACGACAATCTCGTGGTCGATATGCTTGGCTTCCGCACCATGATCGATGCTACCGGCGGTGCGCCCCTGATTTTCGACGTGACTCACTCGCTGCAGATGCGTGACCCCGGCGGTGCCGCCTCTGGCGGTCGTCGCGCTCAGGTCACCGAACTGGCCCGCGCCGGCCTCGCCATTGGTATCGCCGGCCTGTTCCTGGAATCCCACCCGAACCCGGACCGGGCTCTGTGCGATGGCCCAAGCGCGTTACCACTGGAAAAGCTGGAACCATTCCTGGCGCAGATGAAAGCCGTGGATGATCTGGTAAAAGGCTTCGAAGCCCTGGATACCAAATAA
- the eno gene encoding phosphopyruvate hydratase, translating into MSKIVAVKAFEVLDSRGNPTVNADVILECGAVGSACAPSGASTGSREALELRDGDKSRYLGKGVLKAVENINGEIAKLLVGMDATDQRALDQAMIDADGTDNKSKLGANAILAVSLAAAKAAAVSKGIPLYQHIADINGTPGQYTLPVPMMNIINGGEHADNNVDIQEFMIQPVKAKTFAEALRQGAEIFHSLKKVLSAQGLNTAVGDEGGFAPNLPSNESALKVIAEAVEAAGYKLGDDITLALDCASSEFYKGGKYVLAGEGKEFDSEGFADYLKQLSETYPIISIEDGMDESDWAGWKVLTDKIGEKVQLVGDDLFVTNTKILKEGIEKGIGNSILIKFNQIGSLSETLDAIKMAKDAGYTAVISHRSGETEDTTIADLAVATAAGQIKTGSLCRSDRVSKYNRLLRIEAELDGKAPYRGIAEFK; encoded by the coding sequence ATGAGCAAGATTGTTGCTGTAAAAGCTTTTGAAGTATTAGATAGCCGCGGTAACCCCACCGTTAATGCCGATGTTATTCTCGAGTGCGGCGCGGTAGGTTCTGCCTGCGCACCGTCTGGCGCTTCCACCGGCTCCCGCGAAGCCCTCGAACTGCGCGACGGCGACAAGAGCCGTTACCTGGGTAAAGGCGTGCTGAAAGCGGTTGAAAACATCAACGGCGAAATTGCCAAGCTGCTGGTCGGCATGGATGCAACCGATCAACGCGCCCTCGACCAGGCCATGATCGACGCCGACGGTACCGACAACAAATCCAAGCTGGGTGCCAACGCCATCCTGGCCGTTTCCCTGGCCGCCGCCAAAGCCGCGGCAGTCTCCAAAGGCATCCCCCTGTATCAGCACATTGCTGACATCAACGGCACCCCCGGTCAGTACACCCTGCCGGTCCCGATGATGAACATCATCAACGGTGGCGAGCACGCGGATAACAATGTCGACATCCAGGAATTCATGATCCAGCCGGTGAAAGCCAAAACCTTCGCCGAAGCCCTGCGTCAGGGTGCCGAGATCTTCCACTCCCTGAAAAAAGTCCTGTCTGCCCAGGGCCTCAACACCGCGGTAGGTGACGAAGGCGGCTTCGCCCCGAACCTGCCGTCCAACGAAAGCGCCCTGAAAGTCATCGCCGAAGCAGTAGAAGCCGCTGGCTACAAACTGGGCGATGACATCACCCTCGCTCTCGACTGCGCCTCCTCCGAATTCTACAAAGGCGGTAAGTACGTACTCGCCGGCGAAGGCAAGGAATTCGACAGCGAAGGCTTCGCCGACTACCTCAAGCAACTGTCCGAAACCTATCCGATCATCTCCATCGAAGACGGCATGGACGAAAGCGATTGGGCCGGCTGGAAAGTACTCACCGACAAAATCGGCGAGAAAGTCCAACTGGTGGGCGACGACCTGTTCGTCACCAACACCAAGATCCTGAAAGAAGGTATCGAAAAAGGCATCGGCAACTCCATCCTGATCAAGTTCAACCAGATCGGCTCCCTGTCCGAGACTCTGGATGCGATCAAAATGGCCAAAGATGCCGGCTACACCGCGGTCATCTCCCACCGTTCCGGTGAAACCGAAGACACCACCATTGCCGACCTCGCTGTGGCCACCGCTGCCGGCCAGATCAAAACCGGCTCCCTGTGCCGCTCCGATCGCGTATCCAAGTACAACCGCTTGCTGCGCATCGAAGCCGAACTGGACGGCAAAGCGCCTTACCGCGGCATCGCTGAGTTCAAGTAA
- the ispF gene encoding 2-C-methyl-D-erythritol 2,4-cyclodiphosphate synthase, with amino-acid sequence MNLRIGQGIDVHAFGPGDHVVLGGVTIPHEQGLVAHSDGDVLLHALADALLGALALGDIGKHFPDTDAAYSGADSRVLLRHVVGLIHQRGYRLVNADATLIAQSPKMAPHIDAMRSNIASDCQVGADAISVKATTSEKLGFTGRKEGIAAQAVVLLAGITGRAL; translated from the coding sequence ATGAACCTCAGAATCGGCCAGGGGATCGACGTACACGCCTTCGGCCCCGGAGACCACGTCGTTCTCGGCGGCGTCACCATTCCCCATGAACAAGGTCTTGTCGCCCACTCTGATGGTGACGTGCTGCTGCACGCGTTGGCAGACGCTTTATTGGGCGCCCTTGCGCTTGGGGATATTGGCAAACACTTTCCGGATACCGATGCCGCCTACTCCGGCGCTGACAGCCGCGTGTTGCTGCGCCACGTGGTGGGACTGATTCACCAGAGAGGCTATCGCCTGGTGAACGCCGACGCCACTCTGATCGCCCAGTCCCCGAAAATGGCCCCGCACATTGACGCCATGCGGTCGAACATCGCTTCAGACTGCCAGGTAGGTGCGGATGCCATCAGTGTAAAAGCGACCACCAGCGAAAAACTCGGCTTCACCGGCCGCAAGGAAGGTATCGCTGCGCAGGCAGTGGTGCTGTTGGCTGGAATTACTGGACGTGCGCTATGA
- the ispD gene encoding 2-C-methyl-D-erythritol 4-phosphate cytidylyltransferase yields MTTAESPVENAYWVVVPAAGAGKRMGADKPKQYLPLNGKPLIAHTLGNILGWPGLKGIVVAIAADDTEFSTLDCAQDPRVQSVTGGVERADSVLAALEYLSERDVPEIPVLVHDAARPLVSTDDIQKLLAAGPMALLAQPASDTVKQSHSEDGREEVAQTLPRNRIWLAQTPQKAPLGKLREALQRGLKERPNAITDEASALELAGFHPELVAACRSNFKITHPADLILAEALLQHRAVTSSLENNL; encoded by the coding sequence ATGACTACCGCAGAAAGCCCGGTTGAGAATGCGTACTGGGTCGTCGTCCCCGCCGCCGGCGCCGGCAAGCGTATGGGCGCAGACAAACCCAAGCAATACCTGCCACTAAACGGCAAACCCCTCATCGCCCACACCCTCGGAAATATACTTGGCTGGCCCGGACTCAAGGGCATCGTCGTCGCCATTGCCGCCGACGACACCGAATTTTCGACCCTCGACTGTGCGCAGGACCCGAGAGTCCAGAGCGTCACTGGCGGCGTCGAACGCGCCGACTCCGTACTCGCCGCCCTCGAATACCTGAGCGAGCGCGACGTACCCGAGATTCCCGTGCTCGTCCACGACGCCGCCAGACCCCTGGTCAGCACCGACGACATACAGAAATTACTTGCCGCCGGTCCCATGGCCCTGCTTGCCCAGCCCGCGAGCGATACCGTCAAACAGTCACATTCCGAGGACGGCAGAGAAGAAGTTGCGCAGACCCTGCCCAGAAACCGGATCTGGCTTGCCCAGACCCCGCAGAAAGCGCCTCTTGGCAAACTGCGGGAAGCGCTGCAGCGTGGTCTAAAAGAACGTCCCAACGCCATCACCGACGAAGCCAGCGCACTGGAACTGGCCGGCTTTCATCCCGAATTGGTCGCCGCCTGCCGCAGCAACTTCAAAATTACTCATCCCGCCGACCTGATCCTGGCGGAGGCCCTGTTACAGCACAGGGCTGTTACCTCCTCTTTGGAAAACAACCTATGA